The DNA segment TGTGGAATGGCTGACCGCCAACGGCGTGCGCTTCGCACCCGGCGGCATCCGCAAGGGTGCTGCGGGCTATGACATCACTTTTCTGCACCCCAAGAGCAACGACGAATTCCCCATTGCCGGAGAGGGCGTGCTGATCGAGCTGGTACAGGCGCCTGCGGACGTGATCGCTGCGCTGAGCTGATAAGCCCAACCAGCTACACGCAGAGCACCGCCATGCGCTGGATTGCCATTTTTACCGACACGCCAGCCATGCTGGCGGTGCGTGCGCAATGGGGCAACGCACATTTGACGTATCTGGACCAGCACCGCGATGAGATCGTGCTGGCTGGAGGTTGCCGCCACAGTCCCGAGGGCGATTACGTTGGCGGCCTGTGGATTCTGGATGTACCCGACCGTGCCCGGGCCGTGCAACTGGTCGAGCAAGACCCGTACTTTATCTACGGCGCACGCCATTACGAACTGCGCACCTGGGGCAAGGCGTTTGCCGACAGGGTGGTGCCACTTTAACCGGGTTCTGCGGCCGCAAGAGTCCTGAGCGGCATGGGATGCCACTGCTGCGGGCGCGGTCCTACCGGCTTGCTTTTCGTCACAGCGCAGACCGCAGCGATGCATTCGTTGCAATGCAATTCCAGCCCCAGCCAGTCGGTAATGCCCCTTTCGCGGCGGCCTATGACACAGATGAACGGCGTGTGTGCAGAGAGACCTCCGATGTCTGTTGACGTTCAGCGATTTCTTGGGATTTCACAGCCGAATCGCCCAAACCGTGTGGTTGCCGTCCGTGCTGCTGCATGTATCTGATCTACCTTGACAGTCGCGTATGATCAGGACGCAAAATTTCAAGCCCACCTGTCTATGCGGTCAGTGCGTGCTTTCTTTATAAGATATTAATTGAGTTGACAACAATATGCCATATGTAGTTTTATTATTAATGAGTATTTCATTATTTTTTATATATGGGAAAAATTGCAATGGAAAAGTGGAATTGTTGACTTCATCAATAATTTCTGCATTGGTTATTATTTGTTTGATACCTATATTTACTCATTTTATTGGGGTTGAATCCAAAATTTTTTATTACTATGTAGTGGCTCCCGTCCTATGTTTTTTTGCCTTCAAACAAAAAAATAAAATTCCATCCTTAAAGATGGAGCGTGCAGATTATGTGATGGTTTTATTTCTGGCTATTATTTTTATAATATTCTTCTTTCACAGTAAAATGGGGAAAGAAGTCCATTTTATATCGGTGGATCCTGTTGGCCATTTCGACATGGCTCTGACGTTTGCAAAGAACAAATATCTGCTCATAGACAAGCAGAGCGAGCTATTCAGTTACACAACCTATCCCCCATTTTTTTACACGGTCGCTGGATTTTTATTTGGCGATGTTCTTAATAAGAATAATATCGATTTTTTACTTCAATTCAATGTTTTTAATTTTTGCTTGCTGACAATTCTGGCTGTGCAAATATTCTGTGTTTGTAAGGCAATCACGCCAAATAATTTGTGGTTGGCATTATTTTTCTCAATCCTTATCATCATTGGTCACCCTCTAGACATATATTTCAGCGGCTACGCTGCGCAGATGCTGGGTTTGATTTTTGTTGTTGGGATCAGTGCATCCCTTATTTCCCCTTATGAAAAATCTCCGCGAATCTTGCAAAATGCATTATTGCTGGGATTGTATC comes from the Comamonas terrigena NBRC 13299 genome and includes:
- a CDS encoding YciI family protein, translating into MRWIAIFTDTPAMLAVRAQWGNAHLTYLDQHRDEIVLAGGCRHSPEGDYVGGLWILDVPDRARAVQLVEQDPYFIYGARHYELRTWGKAFADRVVPL